In the Argonema galeatum A003/A1 genome, one interval contains:
- a CDS encoding DUF456 domain-containing protein, with product MVILYWLLVVLMVVGVIGAIVPGIPGSSLILIAVVIWGAIDGFSTVNWALGIAILVLLLSIGIDYLAAYWGAKRAGASNWSQIGAIVGLVVATLGLLPALPFGGPLVGILLGPLLGAAIGEFLYRRELEISLRLKQAFQAGVGIIVGSIVGRLIQGVLAIAALGVFLWQTLPHVVGGY from the coding sequence ATGGTAATTCTGTACTGGCTGCTAGTTGTTTTGATGGTCGTTGGCGTCATCGGCGCGATCGTTCCGGGTATTCCCGGTTCCAGCTTGATTTTGATTGCCGTTGTAATTTGGGGAGCAATTGACGGTTTTAGTACTGTCAACTGGGCTCTAGGAATAGCAATATTGGTCTTGCTTCTCAGCATAGGCATAGATTATTTAGCCGCCTACTGGGGAGCTAAACGTGCTGGTGCAAGTAATTGGAGCCAGATTGGTGCGATCGTGGGCTTAGTAGTGGCAACTTTAGGTCTCCTACCTGCACTGCCATTTGGCGGGCCACTGGTGGGGATATTGTTGGGGCCACTACTGGGAGCAGCGATCGGAGAGTTTCTTTATCGGCGCGAATTGGAGATAAGCCTTCGACTTAAGCAAGCGTTTCAGGCTGGTGTGGGGATTATTGTAGGTTCGATCGTGGGGCGTTTGATTCAGGGCGTTTTAGCGATCGCAGCTCTTGGCGTATTCCTTTGGCAAACTTTGCCCCATGTTGTTGGCGGCTACTAG
- a CDS encoding cofactor assembly of complex C subunit B, whose amino-acid sequence MAKADRNQVLRQLPLVVGGLAGVLLLFNRLLTPELTQSQARSDALGVILSAVLILTGLLWQQVQARSPDAVELIGEEGFELAPSLPDAVRTELAWASHLLLTNTATRSIVVWYQGKVLLRRGILGTNPEVKPGEILQRVLSKQKPVYLVNLTLYPGRIEFDFIPENTQGVICQPIGKDGVLILGANAPRSYTKQDETWIAGIADKLEVSLSYYLNDVAPAEI is encoded by the coding sequence ATGGCTAAGGCAGATCGAAATCAGGTATTGCGGCAGCTGCCTCTAGTTGTCGGTGGATTAGCAGGCGTTTTGCTGCTCTTCAACCGCTTACTGACGCCGGAATTGACGCAATCTCAAGCTCGTTCGGATGCACTGGGGGTGATCTTGAGTGCGGTGCTGATTTTGACGGGGTTGTTATGGCAGCAAGTGCAGGCCCGATCGCCCGATGCTGTCGAGCTGATTGGCGAAGAGGGTTTTGAACTTGCGCCTTCTTTGCCAGATGCGGTGAGAACTGAATTGGCTTGGGCGTCCCATCTGTTACTTACCAACACGGCGACGCGATCGATCGTCGTTTGGTATCAAGGCAAAGTTCTACTGCGGCGCGGAATTTTAGGTACTAACCCAGAAGTAAAGCCAGGAGAGATTTTACAGCGAGTGCTGTCAAAGCAAAAGCCAGTTTATCTGGTGAATTTGACGCTGTATCCAGGGCGGATTGAGTTTGACTTTATACCAGAAAATACTCAAGGTGTCATCTGCCAACCGATCGGGAAAGACGGCGTTTTAATTTTAGGAGCTAATGCCCCCCGCAGTTATACCAAGCAAGATGAAACCTGGATTGCTGGAATTGCTGACAAACTAGAAGTATCCCTCAGCTACTATTTAAATGATGTGGCACCAGCTGAGATCTGA
- the rpaB gene encoding response regulator transcription factor RpaB, translating into MESHKEKILVVDDEASIRRILETRLSMIGYDVVTAADGEEALETFRNTAPDLVVLDVMMPKLDGYGVCQELRKESDVPIIMLTALGDVADRITGLELGADDYVVKPFSPKELEARIRSVLRRVDKTGGGGIPSSGVIHVGNIKIDTNKRQVYKGDERIRLTGMEFSLLELLVSRSGEAFSRSEILQEVWGYTPERHVDTRVVDVHISRLRAKLEDDPSNPELILTARGTGYLFQRIIEPGEDGK; encoded by the coding sequence TTGGAAAGCCACAAAGAAAAAATTCTGGTGGTAGACGATGAAGCCAGCATTCGCAGAATTTTGGAAACTCGTCTGTCAATGATTGGGTACGATGTCGTCACTGCTGCCGATGGGGAAGAAGCCTTAGAAACATTTCGCAACACGGCTCCTGACTTAGTAGTTCTGGATGTGATGATGCCTAAGCTAGATGGCTACGGCGTTTGTCAAGAGTTGCGAAAAGAATCCGACGTGCCGATTATTATGCTAACAGCTCTGGGAGATGTGGCCGATCGCATCACAGGTCTGGAGCTGGGAGCTGATGATTACGTTGTCAAACCCTTTTCGCCCAAGGAACTAGAAGCCCGCATCCGCTCGGTGCTGCGGCGGGTGGACAAAACGGGCGGAGGAGGAATTCCCAGTTCTGGTGTCATCCATGTGGGGAATATCAAAATTGACACCAATAAGCGGCAAGTCTACAAAGGCGACGAACGCATTCGGCTCACCGGGATGGAGTTCAGCTTGCTGGAACTGTTAGTCAGCCGTTCTGGAGAAGCTTTCTCGCGATCGGAAATTTTGCAGGAGGTGTGGGGATACACGCCCGAACGCCACGTGGATACGCGAGTGGTGGATGTTCACATCTCCCGGCTGCGAGCTAAGTTAGAAGATGACCCCAGCAATCCAGAACTGATTTTGACGGCACGCGGTACGGGCTATCTGTTCCAGCGGATCATTGAGCCTGGGGAGGATGGAAAGTAG
- the radA gene encoding DNA repair protein RadA, which translates to MAKSRTLYFCNKCGAETSQWFGKCPECGTYSSLEEQLVSAAPGTVRGNWQGANRGNSKSAPKPAQPRASLTFAEIVDGQEERWFSGYEELDRVLGGGIVPGSLVLIGGDPGIGKSTLLLQVANRLSSHYRILYVCGEESGKQVKLRASRLGVGVDAAEEAEEGESNPALLPSPSHEEGRTAGEGNSLLRTPAEGANLYVLAETNLEEILKELESLKPHVAVIDSIQTIYLPNLTSTAGSVTQVRECTSALMQLAKREDITLLIVGHVTKEGAIAGPKVLEHLVDTVLYFEGDRFASHRLLRSVKNRFGATHEIGVFEMVDRGLREVSNPSELFLGNRDEVVPGTSLVVACEGTRPIVVELQALVSPTSYASPRRSTTGVDYNRLMQILAVLEKRVGIPLSKLDAYVASAGGLNVGEPAVDLGMAIAIVASFRDRIVDPSTVLIGEVGLGGQVRSVSQMELRLKEAAKLGFKRAIVPKGQKFGELGLEIIPVGKVIDAIVAAIPPQSQPGDDGDDGDDEEDEEEMEE; encoded by the coding sequence ATGGCAAAGTCTCGAACTTTATACTTTTGTAACAAATGTGGAGCCGAGACTTCACAATGGTTTGGCAAGTGTCCCGAATGCGGCACCTACAGCTCTTTAGAAGAGCAGCTTGTTTCCGCAGCACCGGGCACCGTAAGGGGAAATTGGCAAGGTGCTAACCGAGGCAATAGCAAATCAGCGCCAAAACCAGCCCAACCAAGGGCGTCTCTAACTTTTGCAGAAATTGTTGACGGGCAAGAGGAGCGGTGGTTCTCTGGCTACGAGGAATTGGATAGAGTGCTGGGCGGTGGAATTGTCCCAGGCTCTTTGGTGCTGATTGGTGGCGATCCGGGTATTGGCAAGTCAACCCTGCTGCTACAAGTGGCAAATCGTCTGTCTAGTCACTATCGCATTCTCTATGTTTGTGGGGAAGAGTCAGGAAAACAGGTGAAACTGCGGGCTTCTCGTCTGGGGGTAGGGGTTGACGCTGCTGAGGAAGCAGAGGAGGGGGAAAGCAACCCTGCTCTTCTTCCCTCCCCGTCTCACGAGGAGGGGAGAACAGCGGGGGAGGGAAATTCTCTTCTACGCACGCCTGCTGAGGGTGCGAATTTATACGTGCTTGCGGAAACGAATCTGGAAGAGATTCTCAAAGAATTGGAATCGCTAAAACCTCATGTGGCGGTGATTGACAGCATTCAGACTATCTATCTTCCCAATTTGACATCCACGGCTGGCTCAGTAACTCAGGTGCGCGAATGTACTTCGGCGCTAATGCAATTGGCGAAAAGGGAGGATATCACTCTGTTGATTGTGGGTCACGTTACGAAGGAAGGCGCGATCGCAGGGCCGAAAGTTTTGGAACACTTGGTAGATACAGTATTGTATTTTGAGGGCGATCGCTTTGCCTCGCACCGCCTCCTACGTTCTGTGAAAAACCGCTTTGGCGCAACTCACGAAATCGGTGTCTTTGAAATGGTAGACCGAGGACTGCGAGAAGTTTCCAACCCTTCAGAATTATTTTTAGGCAATCGCGATGAAGTGGTTCCCGGAACTTCTCTCGTTGTGGCTTGTGAAGGAACGCGCCCAATTGTGGTAGAATTACAAGCTTTGGTTAGTCCGACGAGTTACGCTTCACCCAGGCGTTCTACTACTGGTGTTGATTACAACCGATTGATGCAGATTTTGGCGGTGTTGGAAAAACGGGTAGGGATTCCTTTATCTAAATTAGATGCTTATGTAGCTTCAGCTGGTGGTTTGAATGTGGGGGAACCGGCGGTAGATTTGGGGATGGCGATCGCAATTGTGGCATCTTTTCGCGATCGCATCGTCGATCCCAGCACCGTATTAATTGGCGAAGTAGGATTGGGCGGACAAGTTCGATCGGTTTCCCAGATGGAATTGCGCTTGAAAGAAGCGGCTAAACTGGGATTTAAGCGTGCGATCGTTCCTAAAGGGCAAAAATTTGGCGAATTGGGGTTAGAAATTATACCCGTGGGAAAAGTAATAGATGCGATCGTAGCTGCTATTCCGCCTCAGTCTCAGCCCGGTGATGACGGTGATGACGGTGATGATGAGGAAGATGAGGAAGAGATGGAGGAATAG
- a CDS encoding type II toxin-antitoxin system PemK/MazF family toxin gives MENYQSGEVILLSYPFADAIGSKFRPVLVLLDTGDNDILVARITTKITQTFYDVQILELQPAGLLKQSVVRLHKINTVEKRLVARRLGILESSDWARVRDKIQQIWSLI, from the coding sequence ATGGAAAATTATCAATCGGGAGAGGTTATTCTACTATCATACCCTTTTGCTGATGCGATCGGGTCAAAATTTCGCCCAGTTTTGGTACTTTTAGATACAGGGGACAACGACATTCTTGTCGCACGGATTACCACTAAAATAACTCAGACATTTTACGATGTTCAAATTCTAGAATTACAACCAGCAGGTTTACTCAAACAGTCCGTAGTTCGGCTGCATAAAATTAACACAGTAGAAAAGCGTTTAGTAGCTCGCAGGTTAGGAATCTTAGAATCTAGCGACTGGGCGAGAGTGCGCGATAAAATACAGCAAATTTGGTCTTTAATTTAA
- a CDS encoding glycosyltransferase, with protein MPETPPTIALLLRSLKGGGAERVMLNLARGFAQSGLKVDMLLLKAEKANSEQLPTQVRIVDLKATQLDKSKTFKLPTSFQSTTSIPKLINYLQQEQPKALLSATHFPNEIAILAKHLSRTSTRVVVSEHITVSVESKRVEQISSRLIPLTARLFYPWADGIVAVSQGVAKDLANITKLPLERIQTIYNPVITPEILLMAKEPVDHPWFASGEPPVILGVGRFVKQKDFPTLIKAFAEVRKMRSARLMILGGGRERSHLKSLVSELNLQSDVALLNFVKNPFAYMARSAVFVLSSAWEGLPTVIIEAMAVGTPVVSTNCPSGPDEILANGKYGFLVPVGDSSAIANSILSVLNGNPKQVDPAWLNQFTMENSTRNYLNILDMATT; from the coding sequence ATGCCAGAAACTCCACCAACTATAGCCCTTTTGCTACGCTCATTAAAAGGTGGTGGAGCAGAACGGGTAATGCTAAACCTAGCTCGCGGTTTTGCCCAAAGCGGACTAAAAGTAGATATGCTGCTGCTAAAAGCCGAGAAAGCCAACTCAGAACAGTTACCCACCCAAGTGCGAATAGTAGATTTAAAAGCTACCCAATTAGACAAAAGTAAAACCTTCAAACTACCCACCAGTTTTCAATCTACCACCAGCATTCCCAAACTGATAAATTACCTGCAACAAGAACAACCCAAAGCATTACTTTCTGCTACACACTTTCCCAACGAGATAGCCATATTAGCCAAACATCTTTCCAGAACATCCACGCGGGTAGTAGTATCCGAGCATATCACCGTTTCCGTGGAATCAAAACGAGTAGAGCAAATTTCCTCTCGCCTTATCCCTTTAACGGCGCGGCTGTTTTACCCTTGGGCTGATGGAATTGTAGCAGTTTCCCAAGGAGTAGCCAAGGATTTAGCCAATATAACCAAACTACCTTTAGAGCGGATTCAGACAATTTACAACCCGGTAATTACTCCCGAAATTTTGCTGATGGCAAAAGAACCTGTGGATCATCCTTGGTTTGCCAGCGGGGAACCTCCTGTTATCTTAGGAGTGGGAAGGTTTGTCAAGCAAAAAGATTTTCCTACTTTAATTAAAGCTTTTGCAGAGGTACGAAAAATGCGATCGGCCCGGTTAATGATTTTAGGGGGTGGAAGAGAGCGATCGCACCTAAAATCCTTAGTAAGCGAATTAAACTTACAAAGCGATGTAGCCTTGCTAAATTTTGTCAAAAACCCCTTTGCCTACATGGCAAGATCCGCCGTATTTGTATTATCCTCAGCTTGGGAAGGTTTGCCAACTGTAATCATCGAAGCTATGGCGGTGGGAACTCCCGTAGTTTCCACCAATTGTCCGAGTGGCCCAGATGAGATATTAGCTAATGGCAAGTACGGTTTTTTAGTTCCGGTGGGTGATAGTAGTGCGATCGCCAACTCAATTTTGAGCGTATTAAATGGTAATCCCAAACAAGTCGATCCAGCATGGCTCAACCAATTTACTATGGAAAACTCTACCCGCAATTATCTGAATATCTTGGATATGGCTACTACCTAA
- a CDS encoding SAM-dependent methyltransferase has translation MTNTIFFDNLIILSNRIMLAAKNLPSEFTTWNLKHKAPCGADWWVKFVNSQIRGHNFAWRNRYNLPSWLIRQIGPFGFQLNSLTRTFEYPWCFLATPLEPGMRVLEIGAGASGFQFVLADYGLDVTSVDPLINPSEQVDWIFSAKEFNHLNHSFGGKVKFIQNFLQNANLDSNHYDRIFSISAIEHIPPDDAIPLVQEIERLLKPGGCFITTIDLFLDCYPFENQVYNQYGANISIPSLIEQSGLKIKIGNPAELYGYTEFDAEKIRSRRDEFLVINNVMTQCIILEKLA, from the coding sequence TTGACAAATACTATTTTTTTTGATAATTTAATTATTTTAAGTAACCGAATCATGCTAGCAGCTAAAAATCTCCCTTCCGAGTTTACTACCTGGAACCTAAAACACAAAGCGCCCTGTGGAGCAGACTGGTGGGTTAAATTCGTTAACTCACAAATCCGGGGACACAATTTTGCTTGGCGCAATCGCTATAACTTGCCTTCTTGGCTAATTCGACAGATTGGGCCATTTGGCTTTCAACTCAATAGCCTTACGCGAACCTTTGAGTATCCCTGGTGTTTTTTGGCAACCCCGTTAGAGCCTGGAATGCGGGTACTCGAAATCGGTGCAGGTGCTTCGGGGTTTCAATTTGTACTTGCGGATTATGGATTAGATGTTACCTCGGTTGACCCATTAATTAATCCCAGCGAACAAGTGGATTGGATATTCTCAGCTAAAGAGTTTAATCATTTGAATCACTCCTTCGGTGGTAAAGTAAAATTTATTCAAAATTTTTTGCAAAACGCCAACCTTGATAGCAACCATTACGATCGCATTTTCTCCATTTCGGCAATTGAACACATCCCGCCGGACGATGCGATCCCGCTAGTCCAAGAAATTGAACGACTTTTGAAACCCGGTGGCTGTTTTATTACTACTATTGATCTTTTTCTAGATTGTTATCCATTTGAAAATCAAGTTTATAATCAATACGGAGCTAATATTTCGATTCCTTCTCTAATTGAGCAATCTGGATTAAAGATTAAAATTGGTAATCCTGCCGAATTATATGGCTATACTGAATTCGATGCCGAAAAAATACGCTCGCGTCGAGATGAATTTTTAGTCATTAATAACGTTATGACACAGTGCATTATCCTGGAAAAACTAGCATGA
- a CDS encoding glycosyltransferase produces the protein MPKTPSHIAIFLRSLAGGGAEKVMVNLSRGFVERGLKVDLVLGNIKGAYNSQVHPHVRVVDLQAPKLLTTIPKLTAYLKQEQPFTLLSALHYPCEISLWAKRLAGVSTRVIVSEHNTLSVEAKRLPQLTARLTPLAARLFYPWADRIIAVSQGVANDLANVTKIPKEQIKVIYNPVVTAELLEKAKEPVEHPWFMSGEPPVILGVGRLIEQKDYPTLIRAFAKVLTEQEAKLIILGRGPQRERLNNLICELGIENHVAMLGFVPNPSAYMARATVVALSSAWEGFGNVLVEAMAVGTPVVSTDCPSGPAEILDNGKYGELVPVGDSEAMAEAILRVLAGNNKSVDAAWLQQFTLENATQKYLDVLGVSQTD, from the coding sequence ATGCCTAAAACTCCCTCTCATATTGCCATTTTCCTCCGCTCTTTAGCTGGTGGTGGCGCAGAAAAAGTAATGGTAAACTTATCGCGCGGCTTTGTCGAGCGAGGATTAAAAGTAGATTTAGTGCTGGGCAACATCAAAGGAGCCTACAATTCCCAAGTCCATCCCCACGTGCGAGTTGTAGACTTACAAGCACCCAAGCTACTTACAACCATTCCCAAACTAACAGCTTACTTAAAACAAGAACAGCCATTTACTTTACTTTCTGCCCTACATTATCCCTGTGAAATTTCTTTGTGGGCTAAACGTCTGGCTGGGGTATCTACGCGAGTAATTGTATCCGAACACAACACTCTTTCTGTAGAAGCAAAGCGTTTACCTCAATTGACAGCACGCCTAACTCCTCTAGCCGCCAGGTTATTTTACCCTTGGGCCGATCGCATTATAGCAGTTTCCCAAGGAGTAGCCAACGACTTAGCTAATGTGACAAAAATCCCCAAAGAACAGATTAAGGTAATTTACAATCCGGTAGTGACAGCAGAGTTGCTAGAAAAGGCAAAAGAACCTGTAGAACACCCTTGGTTTATGAGTGGAGAACCGCCAGTAATTTTGGGTGTGGGGAGGTTAATCGAGCAAAAAGATTACCCAACACTGATTCGTGCTTTTGCGAAAGTATTGACAGAGCAAGAGGCTAAATTGATAATATTAGGACGAGGACCCCAACGAGAACGACTAAATAACTTAATCTGCGAATTAGGTATAGAAAATCATGTAGCCATGCTCGGTTTTGTCCCAAATCCTTCTGCGTATATGGCGCGGGCTACAGTAGTTGCCTTATCTTCAGCTTGGGAAGGTTTTGGTAACGTTTTGGTAGAAGCAATGGCGGTGGGAACTCCGGTAGTTTCTACTGATTGTCCAAGTGGCCCTGCGGAGATTTTAGATAATGGCAAGTATGGTGAATTAGTGCCTGTGGGGGACAGCGAAGCAATGGCAGAAGCAATTTTGCGGGTATTAGCTGGTAATAATAAATCAGTTGATGCAGCTTGGTTGCAGCAATTTACCTTAGAAAATGCCACGCAAAAGTATCTTGATGTTCTGGGTGTTTCTCAAACAGATTAA
- a CDS encoding glycosyltransferase family 2 protein: MQEQPLVSIIINNYNYGQFLPAAIESALNQTYSNTEVIVVDDGSTDKSQDIIASYYNKIIPILQENGGQASAFNAGFAKSYGEIICMLDADDMFLPDKVTEIVKIYKQYPDIGWCFHTLKVMNPETGKTFKVSRPSAFGNLDYRDYIKNGQRSFVHPATSGITYRRSLLGLILPMPEEPPLSDNYIKLATYYLSPGFYMDKDLAIQRIHGDNAYTFRFDKLPYRARLDVVTAYWLKQKFPELSKFTNKVFADGISTYWRCGGVEQDYQKLVKSYWSSISPLEGLEILVRCLNRIVKKQYN; encoded by the coding sequence ATGCAAGAGCAACCCCTGGTAAGCATTATCATCAATAACTACAACTACGGGCAGTTTTTGCCTGCAGCCATTGAAAGCGCCCTCAATCAAACTTATTCTAATACTGAAGTTATTGTAGTCGATGACGGTTCTACTGACAAGTCGCAGGATATAATTGCCAGCTATTATAACAAAATTATCCCGATTTTGCAAGAAAACGGTGGACAGGCTTCGGCTTTTAACGCTGGTTTTGCTAAAAGTTACGGCGAGATTATTTGTATGCTGGATGCTGATGATATGTTCTTACCAGACAAAGTAACAGAAATCGTCAAAATCTATAAACAGTATCCCGATATTGGTTGGTGCTTTCACACTCTTAAAGTTATGAATCCCGAAACTGGTAAAACTTTCAAAGTTAGTCGCCCTTCTGCTTTTGGAAATTTAGATTATAGAGATTACATTAAAAACGGACAAAGAAGCTTCGTTCATCCCGCGACATCTGGCATTACTTACAGGCGTTCTTTGCTAGGTTTAATTCTCCCTATGCCGGAAGAACCACCCTTAAGCGATAATTATATCAAACTTGCTACCTACTACCTCAGTCCAGGTTTTTACATGGATAAGGATTTAGCAATTCAAAGAATACATGGTGACAACGCCTATACTTTTAGGTTTGATAAACTACCTTATCGAGCTAGGTTAGATGTAGTTACTGCCTACTGGTTAAAGCAAAAGTTCCCAGAATTATCCAAGTTTACTAATAAAGTATTTGCCGATGGAATTAGCACTTATTGGCGCTGTGGTGGTGTGGAACAAGACTATCAAAAACTTGTCAAAAGTTATTGGTCGTCTATTTCCCCGCTGGAAGGTTTAGAAATTCTTGTGCGATGCCTTAATCGGATCGTTAAAAAGCAGTACAATTAA
- a CDS encoding glycosyltransferase, with the protein MISIITPVYNGDRFIESCIKVVIDQACPDVEHIIVDGGSTDRTLEIIQQYAEKYPHIRWISEKDSGQLSSIKGRLNKIFAQNLLNNSK; encoded by the coding sequence ATGATAAGTATAATTACACCAGTTTATAATGGCGATCGCTTTATTGAGTCCTGCATAAAAGTTGTCATTGACCAAGCCTGTCCAGATGTCGAACATATCATTGTTGATGGTGGTTCAACAGACCGAACTTTAGAGATTATCCAGCAGTATGCAGAAAAATATCCACACATTCGCTGGATTTCGGAAAAAGATAGCGGACAATTGTCATCTATTAAAGGCAGATTAAATAAAATCTTTGCTCAAAATTTGCTCAATAACTCCAAATAG
- a CDS encoding glycosyltransferase family 4 protein, translated as MSNPSFRTFFITRDIPYPPMNGGLLRNWQNINIMMKFGPVGVFSCFDSKQNPSDSLPGVSLWHPCQITKPSSFWETLKRWAWRVRPAGDLYVYKLYSQSAADELQEVIQKFQPDLVVFAEIWMYRYLPVVQKYGLPIIFDNHNVEALTKKISANQSLISQIKEKLQFFQHKNIEREFIRQAKQVWVCSEEDSYLLQEVYGQKSYIRVVPNGLNLANYDSVRLGECSPPSGLEDKHRNFIFMGNFAYPPNREAAELLIQKIYPELRQSYPNCRLLLVGQNPNQFMREAAKKDAGIIVTGRVPDILPYLAAASVAVVPLLQGGGTRLKILEAFAAGCPVVSTAKGAEGLKAKDGEHLLIRDKMEEIVEGVSQIWAEPFLGEKIANSAYELVREEYSWEAVSRRVESAMSEFLSEFTQ; from the coding sequence TTGAGTAATCCCTCATTTCGCACTTTCTTTATTACTAGAGACATACCATATCCACCGATGAATGGCGGTCTCTTGCGGAACTGGCAAAACATTAACATAATGATGAAATTTGGCCCTGTTGGTGTTTTTTCCTGTTTTGACTCAAAGCAAAATCCCAGTGATAGTCTTCCTGGGGTTAGTTTATGGCATCCTTGTCAGATTACCAAACCTTCTTCATTTTGGGAAACTCTCAAACGTTGGGCTTGGCGAGTGCGTCCCGCTGGAGATTTATACGTTTATAAATTGTACAGTCAGTCAGCAGCCGATGAGTTACAAGAAGTTATCCAAAAATTTCAGCCAGATTTGGTAGTTTTTGCAGAAATCTGGATGTATCGCTACTTACCAGTAGTCCAGAAGTATGGGTTGCCGATTATATTTGATAATCATAACGTAGAAGCGCTAACCAAAAAAATCTCTGCCAATCAAAGCTTGATTTCTCAAATCAAAGAAAAGCTACAATTTTTCCAGCACAAAAACATCGAAAGGGAGTTCATCCGCCAAGCTAAGCAAGTGTGGGTATGCAGTGAAGAAGATAGTTATCTCCTGCAAGAAGTTTACGGCCAAAAATCTTATATTCGCGTTGTTCCCAACGGTCTGAATTTAGCAAATTACGACAGCGTACGTTTGGGTGAATGCAGTCCTCCCAGTGGACTAGAAGACAAACACCGAAATTTCATATTTATGGGCAATTTTGCCTATCCACCCAATCGAGAAGCGGCTGAGTTACTAATACAAAAAATTTATCCCGAACTCCGCCAAAGTTATCCTAATTGTCGCCTGCTTTTAGTCGGACAAAACCCAAATCAATTTATGCGGGAAGCAGCTAAAAAAGATGCGGGAATTATTGTTACTGGTAGAGTTCCCGATATTTTACCTTATCTCGCTGCTGCTAGCGTCGCTGTTGTACCTTTGCTACAGGGTGGAGGAACAAGGTTAAAAATTCTCGAAGCTTTTGCTGCTGGGTGTCCTGTAGTTAGTACCGCTAAAGGTGCCGAGGGATTAAAAGCCAAAGATGGAGAACATCTGTTAATTAGAGATAAGATGGAAGAAATTGTTGAGGGAGTATCCCAAATTTGGGCTGAGCCTTTTTTAGGAGAAAAAATTGCTAATTCTGCCTATGAATTGGTAAGGGAAGAATATTCCTGGGAGGCAGTTAGTCGGCGTGTAGAATCTGCAATGAGCGAATTTTTGTCAGAATTTACTCAATGA